In Halosegnis marinus, one genomic interval encodes:
- a CDS encoding thioredoxin domain-containing protein, giving the protein MTADPLARNRLDEEASPYLRQHADNPVHWQPWDDAALDAARERDRPIFLSVGYSSCHWCHVMAEESFEDEGIAATLNESFVPVKVDREERPDLDSLYITVCRLVRGQAGWPLTVFCTPEGKPFFVGTYFPPEAKRNQPGFRQLVEHVAAAWDDPEEREEIEARAEQWTAAARGELEDVPDAPGEAPDAEFLDGAAASAVRGADRDHGGFGRGQKFPNPPRVDLLLRAADRTGTEVYADVARETLDAMAAGGLHDHLGGGFHRYCTDPEWVVPHFEKMLYDQAGLVRTFLAGHQLLGEERYADAARGALAFVERDLTHEDGGFFSTLDARSPYEGQRVEGAYYVWTPEDVRAAVGDDTDADLFAARYGVTEAGNFEPEQDVTGSTESWTVLTESASVASLAAEFDLPEDEVEERLDRATDRARDYRAERPAPNRDEKVLAGWNGLMVSAFAEAGIALDERYAEVAADALGFVRERLWDGERLSRRWKDSDVKGDGYLEDYAFLARGALNTYEATGDADHLAFALDLARALVRDFYDDAAGTLYFTPAGGESLVARPQELGDSSTPSSTGVAVETLDALSHFTTDDTFAEVAETVVETHASTLESDPLQHAAFVLAADALAVGRTELTVAADGLPDAWRATLAERYLPLRLLSVRPPTDEEMESWLDRLGLDEAPPIWNARGARDGPTVYACRNRACSPPRDDLAAALDWQV; this is encoded by the coding sequence ATGACCGCAGACCCGCTGGCGCGCAACCGCCTCGACGAGGAGGCGTCGCCGTACCTCCGGCAGCACGCCGACAACCCCGTGCACTGGCAGCCGTGGGACGACGCGGCGCTCGACGCGGCGCGCGAGCGCGACCGGCCGATATTCCTCTCGGTCGGCTACTCGTCGTGCCACTGGTGTCACGTGATGGCCGAGGAGAGCTTCGAGGACGAGGGTATCGCCGCGACGCTCAACGAGTCGTTCGTCCCCGTGAAGGTGGACCGCGAGGAGCGCCCGGACCTCGATTCCCTCTACATCACCGTCTGCCGGCTGGTCCGCGGGCAGGCCGGATGGCCCCTCACGGTGTTCTGTACGCCCGAGGGGAAGCCGTTCTTCGTCGGGACCTACTTCCCGCCGGAGGCGAAGCGGAACCAGCCCGGCTTCCGACAGCTGGTCGAACACGTCGCCGCGGCGTGGGACGACCCGGAGGAGCGCGAGGAGATAGAGGCCCGCGCCGAGCAGTGGACCGCGGCGGCGCGCGGGGAGTTGGAGGACGTGCCCGACGCGCCGGGTGAGGCCCCGGACGCGGAGTTCCTCGACGGCGCGGCCGCGTCGGCGGTGCGGGGGGCCGACCGCGACCACGGCGGGTTCGGCCGCGGCCAGAAGTTCCCGAACCCGCCGCGGGTGGACCTCCTCCTGCGCGCGGCCGACCGCACCGGGACCGAGGTGTACGCGGACGTGGCCCGCGAGACGCTGGACGCGATGGCCGCGGGCGGCCTCCACGACCACCTCGGCGGCGGCTTCCACCGCTACTGCACGGACCCGGAGTGGGTCGTCCCTCACTTCGAGAAGATGCTGTACGACCAGGCCGGCCTCGTGCGGACGTTCCTCGCCGGCCACCAGCTACTCGGGGAGGAGCGGTACGCCGACGCGGCCCGCGGGGCGCTGGCGTTCGTGGAGCGCGATCTGACCCACGAGGACGGCGGCTTCTTCTCGACGCTCGACGCGCGCTCCCCCTACGAGGGCCAGCGCGTCGAGGGGGCCTACTACGTCTGGACGCCCGAGGACGTGCGCGCCGCCGTCGGGGACGACACGGACGCCGACCTGTTCGCCGCGCGCTACGGCGTCACGGAAGCGGGCAACTTCGAGCCGGAACAGGACGTGACGGGCTCGACCGAGTCGTGGACCGTCCTCACCGAATCCGCGAGCGTCGCTTCCCTCGCCGCGGAGTTCGACCTCCCCGAGGACGAGGTCGAGGAGCGACTCGACCGCGCGACGGACCGAGCGCGCGACTACCGCGCCGAGCGCCCGGCCCCGAACCGCGACGAGAAGGTGCTCGCAGGCTGGAACGGCCTCATGGTTTCGGCGTTCGCGGAGGCCGGCATCGCGCTGGACGAGCGGTACGCCGAGGTCGCGGCCGACGCGCTCGGCTTCGTCCGCGAGCGCCTGTGGGACGGCGAGCGGCTCTCGCGCCGGTGGAAGGATAGCGACGTGAAGGGCGACGGCTACCTGGAGGACTACGCGTTCCTCGCGCGCGGCGCGCTCAACACCTACGAGGCGACCGGCGACGCGGACCACCTCGCGTTCGCGCTGGACCTCGCCCGCGCGCTCGTCCGCGACTTCTACGACGACGCGGCGGGGACGCTCTACTTCACGCCCGCGGGCGGCGAGTCGCTCGTCGCTCGCCCGCAGGAACTCGGCGACTCCTCGACGCCGTCGAGCACGGGCGTCGCCGTCGAGACGCTGGACGCGCTCTCGCACTTCACGACGGACGACACGTTCGCGGAAGTGGCGGAGACCGTGGTCGAAACCCACGCGAGCACGCTCGAATCCGACCCGCTCCAGCACGCGGCGTTCGTCCTCGCGGCGGACGCGCTCGCGGTCGGGCGGACGGAACTCACCGTCGCGGCCGACGGCCTCCCCGACGCGTGGCGCGCGACGCTCGCGGAACGGTACCTCCCGCTGCGGCTCCTCTCCGTTCGCCCGCCGACGGACGAGGAGATGGAGTCGTGGCTCGACCGGCTTGGACTCGACGAGGCGCCGCCGATATGGAACGCGCGCGGCGCGAGGGACGGCCCGACGGTGTACGCCTGCCGGAACCGCGCCTGCTCGCCGCCGCGGGACGACCTCGCGGCCGCGCTCGACTGGCAGGTCTAG
- a CDS encoding zinc-dependent metalloprotease codes for MTLFRAVRAVAESEGDGPVDWDAAAAAAKAAVEPGDLTLTDAEREGYARDVRDARDRVREVAAVDFDLPDTVEVQHRHHWIDANVATFRRVMEPLAEEAVGPVPGLARSVNTGTMGVTLGFLANNVLGQYDPLLLAEGDDHALYFVHPNIGKVAGLLDVPEPRFRRWIAFHEVAHAAEFGAAPWLSELLEERMREGVAGLTEGQFDRAALTEVNVAMTAVEGYAELVMDRAFDEEYDDLRRKLDERRGGKGPIGKLVRRLLGLGMKREQYERGKAFFDAVADERGVEGASAVWDSEANLPTDEELDDPAKWLARVPV; via the coding sequence ATGACACTGTTTCGCGCCGTGCGCGCCGTCGCGGAGAGCGAGGGCGACGGTCCCGTGGACTGGGACGCCGCCGCGGCGGCCGCGAAGGCCGCGGTCGAGCCGGGCGACCTGACGCTCACCGACGCCGAGCGCGAGGGGTACGCCCGCGACGTGCGCGACGCCCGCGACCGGGTTCGCGAGGTCGCCGCCGTCGACTTCGACCTCCCCGACACCGTCGAGGTGCAACACCGCCACCACTGGATCGACGCGAACGTCGCCACCTTCCGCCGGGTGATGGAGCCGCTCGCGGAGGAGGCCGTCGGCCCGGTCCCCGGCCTCGCGCGCTCCGTCAACACCGGCACGATGGGCGTGACCCTCGGCTTCCTCGCCAACAACGTCCTCGGCCAGTACGACCCGCTCCTGCTCGCCGAGGGGGACGACCACGCGCTCTACTTCGTCCACCCGAACATCGGGAAGGTCGCCGGCCTGCTCGACGTGCCGGAGCCGCGCTTCCGCCGCTGGATAGCCTTCCACGAGGTTGCCCACGCCGCCGAGTTCGGGGCCGCGCCGTGGCTCTCCGAACTCCTCGAGGAGCGGATGCGGGAGGGCGTCGCGGGGCTCACCGAGGGGCAGTTCGACCGCGCGGCCCTGACGGAGGTGAACGTCGCCATGACCGCCGTCGAGGGGTACGCCGAACTCGTGATGGACCGCGCGTTCGACGAGGAGTACGACGACCTCCGCAGAAAACTCGACGAGCGGCGCGGCGGGAAGGGGCCCATCGGAAAGCTCGTCCGTCGCTTGCTCGGGTTGGGCATGAAGCGCGAGCAGTACGAGCGCGGCAAGGCGTTCTTCGACGCCGTCGCCGACGAGCGCGGCGTCGAGGGCGCGAGCGCCGTCTGGGACTCGGAGGCGAACCTCCCGACGGACGAGGAACTGGACGACCCGGCGAAGTGGCTGGCGCGCGTCCCGGTCTAG